Proteins found in one Candidatus Gastranaerophilales bacterium genomic segment:
- the rsmA gene encoding 16S rRNA (adenine(1518)-N(6)/adenine(1519)-N(6))-dimethyltransferase RsmA — protein sequence MNLIQRAKKFRTKKHLGQNFLTDSNAVNSIISAANITPDDTVLEIGAGIGFMTEHIAKYAKKVYAVEIDTYAIKELQKLPFKNIEIIEKDILKTDISQYKTDKPLKIIANIPYYITSPILAHLLGEIDDTDNKNRSAVSEIFLMVQLEVANRIVADSKSKNKEYGLLSILCNFNADTEFLLKVPSGSFYPAPKVDSAVVKITPSVKSKYNPQNITMLKKILKAAFQTRRKTLKNSLSIGGFEKEIINKVFNNLNLSDTIRGETLSIEDFCNLSNEFDTQKKEGF from the coding sequence ATGAATCTCATCCAAAGAGCAAAAAAATTCAGAACAAAAAAACATCTGGGGCAAAATTTTTTAACGGATTCCAATGCAGTAAATTCCATAATATCTGCCGCAAATATAACACCTGATGATACGGTATTGGAAATAGGCGCAGGTATAGGGTTTATGACGGAACATATAGCTAAATATGCCAAAAAAGTTTATGCGGTTGAAATAGATACATACGCAATAAAAGAACTTCAAAAATTACCTTTTAAAAATATTGAAATCATCGAAAAGGATATTTTAAAAACCGATATTTCGCAATACAAAACTGACAAACCTTTAAAAATCATAGCAAATATTCCATATTACATAACAAGCCCTATTTTGGCTCATTTATTAGGAGAAATTGACGACACAGACAATAAAAACAGAAGCGCTGTTTCAGAAATTTTTCTTATGGTGCAGCTGGAGGTGGCAAACAGAATTGTAGCCGACAGCAAAAGTAAAAACAAAGAATACGGGCTTTTATCAATACTTTGCAATTTTAATGCCGACACAGAATTCCTTCTAAAAGTACCCTCAGGAAGCTTTTATCCTGCCCCGAAAGTGGATTCTGCCGTTGTTAAAATAACTCCGTCGGTGAAGTCAAAATATAACCCTCAAAATATAACTATGCTAAAAAAAATATTAAAAGCCGCTTTTCAGACAAGGCGCAAAACATTAAAAAATTCCCTTTCAATCGGCGGGTTTGAAAAGGAAATAATAAATAAAGTATTTAATAACTTAAATCTCTCCGATACTATAAGGGGAGAAACTTTATCTATAGAAGATTTTTGTAATCTTTCAAATGAATTTGATACTCAAAAAAAGGAAGGCTTTTAG
- the trxA gene encoding thioredoxin — translation MSKALEVIDSTFEQEVKNSERPVLVDFWAPWCGPCRKISPIIDEIADEFDGKVKVVKVNTDENLKTTQEFSISGIPSILIFKNGQAVERLVGLMQKAQLISNIEKHI, via the coding sequence ATGTCAAAAGCATTAGAAGTTATTGATTCGACATTTGAGCAAGAGGTTAAAAATTCTGAAAGACCTGTGCTTGTTGATTTTTGGGCGCCCTGGTGCGGACCTTGCAGAAAGATTTCGCCTATTATTGATGAGATTGCTGATGAATTTGATGGAAAAGTTAAAGTTGTAAAAGTTAATACAGATGAAAACTTAAAGACTACGCAAGAATTTAGTATAAGTGGAATACCGAGTATATTAATCTTTAAAAACGGCCAGGCTGTCGAAAGATTGGTAGGGCTTATGCAAAAGGCGCAGTTGATATCAAATATAGAAAAACATATATAA
- a CDS encoding LptF/LptG family permease, whose protein sequence is MDNKLKILDKYITKQLLEAFLIGIVIFTSIIFATDAFITIVKQITAYGIPLYVAAILVILKLPSMLIFTIPMGVLLATLMTVNRMSSQQEITILRSCGIGIARISKPILICAAALSLLGFTINEVIAPGASKQAKTLTIWAITQKNVPNGKRNFIYKEVKDGGLKRFFHVASVEKKQLNSITVLDLTRDKLIQVIYAKTGKTTSEGWLMENGVVYTISTNGKVLNTTVFESLNFDNTTEAMERIADIRETDLNYFDLKKYIKEQHAMLDKITLNEEMIKERKNRLREFDILMNEKLALPFTAIIFALISIPLAITGPRVRFNRGLLFSILILFIYYILRAVSISLGQAEFLNPVLAAWLPNIVLGIFGFILYYRKAYLI, encoded by the coding sequence ATGGACAATAAACTTAAAATTTTGGATAAATATATAACAAAACAGTTGCTGGAAGCCTTTTTGATAGGTATTGTGATATTTACCTCCATAATATTTGCAACCGATGCATTTATTACAATTGTGAAACAAATAACAGCATACGGTATTCCTCTTTATGTTGCAGCTATACTGGTAATACTTAAATTGCCTTCCATGCTAATTTTTACCATACCTATGGGCGTTTTGCTGGCAACATTAATGACTGTCAATCGTATGAGTTCTCAACAGGAAATAACGATTCTACGCTCTTGCGGTATAGGGATTGCAAGGATTTCAAAACCTATTCTTATATGCGCTGCAGCTTTGTCGTTATTAGGATTTACGATAAATGAAGTAATTGCACCGGGTGCCAGTAAACAAGCCAAGACACTTACAATCTGGGCTATTACTCAAAAAAACGTACCTAACGGCAAACGTAACTTTATATATAAAGAAGTAAAAGACGGAGGACTGAAAAGGTTTTTCCACGTTGCATCCGTAGAAAAAAAGCAGCTTAACAGTATAACGGTGTTAGATTTAACAAGAGATAAACTTATTCAGGTTATTTACGCTAAGACAGGCAAAACTACAAGTGAAGGCTGGTTGATGGAAAATGGCGTTGTTTATACTATATCTACTAACGGCAAAGTATTGAATACTACGGTCTTTGAGTCACTTAATTTCGATAACACTACAGAAGCTATGGAAAGAATAGCCGATATCAGAGAAACCGACTTAAATTATTTTGATTTGAAAAAATATATAAAAGAACAGCATGCAATGCTGGATAAAATAACATTGAACGAAGAAATGATAAAAGAAAGAAAAAATAGACTAAGAGAGTTTGATATATTGATGAATGAAAAACTTGCGCTGCCTTTTACCGCAATAATATTTGCTCTTATTTCCATTCCGCTGGCGATCACAGGTCCAAGAGTACGCTTCAACAGGGGGCTGCTATTCAGCATACTGATTCTTTTTATATATTACATACTAAGAGCCGTTTCAATTTCTTTGGGTCAGGCGGAATTTTTAAATCCTGTTCTGGCGGCATGGCTGCCAAATATCGTTTTGGGAATTTTTGGGTTTATCCTTTATTATCGCAAGGCTTATCTTATTTAA
- the ugpC gene encoding sn-glycerol-3-phosphate ABC transporter ATP-binding protein UgpC has translation MAGILVWVKMAKVEFKNVNKSYDKKTNTIENLNLEIKDKEFLVLVGPSGCGKSTILRMIAGLEDITKGELLIDDTVVNSMHPKDRDIAMVFQNYALYPHMTVKENMAFGLKMRKFKKDEIEKRVINAAKILDLEQYLERKPKQLSGGQRQRVALGRAMVRNPKVFLMDEPLSNLDAKLRVQMRSEIKKLHHDIDATIVYVTHDQVEALTMGDRIVILDKGIIQQIGTPEEVYNNPENIFTAGFVGSPAMNFFEAVLTNDNKIEILGQTIAPGDELLQIIKNHNKTEFVFAIRPEYFVENSPVTIEITPYLTELLGSEKLIHFSFKEQNICAKVSINFNVKENEKTVLGLDLNKVLLFDKITKSRLR, from the coding sequence ATGGCAGGTATTTTAGTTTGGGTAAAAATGGCAAAAGTAGAATTTAAAAACGTTAACAAATCTTATGACAAAAAAACAAACACTATAGAAAATCTGAATTTAGAAATTAAAGACAAAGAATTTTTAGTATTGGTAGGACCTTCAGGATGCGGCAAATCAACTATTTTAAGGATGATAGCAGGGCTTGAGGATATAACCAAAGGCGAACTTTTAATAGATGATACCGTTGTTAATTCAATGCACCCAAAAGACAGAGATATTGCAATGGTATTCCAAAACTACGCCCTGTACCCTCATATGACGGTCAAAGAAAACATGGCTTTCGGGCTTAAGATGCGTAAATTCAAAAAAGATGAAATCGAAAAAAGAGTCATAAATGCCGCCAAAATTTTGGATTTAGAACAATATCTTGAGCGCAAACCAAAACAGCTTTCAGGCGGTCAACGACAAAGAGTTGCTCTTGGCAGAGCAATGGTCAGAAACCCTAAGGTTTTTCTGATGGACGAACCGTTATCAAACCTCGATGCCAAGCTCAGAGTTCAAATGAGAAGCGAAATTAAAAAACTTCATCACGACATAGACGCAACAATAGTTTACGTTACCCATGACCAGGTCGAAGCGCTTACTATGGGTGATAGGATTGTTATTTTAGACAAAGGAATAATCCAACAGATAGGAACGCCCGAAGAAGTTTATAACAACCCTGAAAATATCTTCACGGCAGGATTTGTAGGTTCTCCTGCGATGAATTTTTTTGAAGCCGTACTAACTAATGACAATAAAATAGAAATACTGGGTCAGACTATTGCACCCGGGGATGAATTGCTGCAAATTATAAAAAATCATAATAAAACAGAGTTTGTTTTTGCAATAAGACCTGAATATTTTGTTGAAAATTCGCCCGTAACAATAGAAATTACACCGTATCTGACAGAGCTTCTCGGCAGTGAAAAGCTGATACATTTCAGCTTTAAAGAACAAAACATCTGCGCCAAAGTCTCAATAAACTTTAACGTAAAAGAGAATGAAAAAACAGTATTAGGGCTTGATTTAAACAAGGTTCTTTTATTTGATAAAATAACTAAATCAAGACTACGATAA
- a CDS encoding monomeric [FeFe] hydrogenase — translation MQNKNNQATHLKKEILIRTIKAFLTDDFPAKARLIPYDMRPKGCAVPFRCCVYKERAILKERTIAVLGFSIEEYDERISLSSYAQKALKRSKPETLPLTVLETACKGCVPSRIHVTDLCQGCVARPCTTSCNFGAIDIINGKALIDSEKCKNCQKCISACPYSAITKVVVPCENACPVGAIAKNEKGHAKIDFEKCISCGKCVSICPFGAVHVKSQIIDILKHIKENKKVIALVAPAIVGQLPYPIGKIKSAIMKCGFCDVMEVAHGADITTKHEAEDFKQRMRRGDKFMTTSCCAAYNELVDKHIEDMKPFRSDSHTPLYYTAEIAKKKCSDCITVFISPCVAKKTEGMKNPNVDYVLSFEELGALLVAKKIEVNNCPDVPFEVESSKQGRNFPLTGGVAKAVEVATNNDIVCRNVLVDGLNIQSIRELKKYAKNKNCEQGNLVEIMSCEGGCTGGNACLNSYKTASKQITEYASNGKCVNDIEIE, via the coding sequence ATGCAAAATAAAAATAATCAGGCAACACACCTGAAAAAAGAAATATTAATACGAACAATAAAGGCATTTTTGACAGATGATTTTCCCGCTAAAGCAAGGTTAATCCCCTACGATATGCGCCCAAAAGGGTGTGCTGTTCCTTTCAGGTGCTGTGTATATAAAGAAAGAGCTATATTAAAAGAAAGAACTATAGCTGTCCTTGGCTTTTCCATTGAAGAATATGATGAAAGAATTTCATTATCATCATATGCACAAAAAGCATTAAAAAGGTCAAAACCTGAAACACTTCCTTTAACAGTACTGGAAACAGCCTGCAAAGGCTGTGTTCCCAGCAGAATCCACGTAACGGATTTATGTCAGGGTTGCGTAGCCCGTCCTTGTACAACAAGCTGCAACTTCGGCGCTATAGATATAATTAACGGCAAAGCCTTAATTGATAGCGAAAAATGTAAAAATTGCCAAAAATGTATCAGTGCATGTCCCTACAGCGCCATAACAAAGGTTGTTGTACCTTGCGAAAATGCCTGCCCTGTAGGTGCTATTGCTAAAAATGAAAAAGGACATGCAAAAATTGATTTTGAAAAATGTATATCTTGCGGCAAATGTGTAAGCATCTGCCCGTTCGGAGCGGTCCACGTCAAGAGTCAGATTATAGACATTCTTAAGCACATAAAAGAAAATAAAAAAGTTATAGCACTGGTTGCCCCTGCCATTGTTGGACAACTACCCTATCCCATTGGCAAAATCAAATCAGCTATAATGAAATGCGGCTTTTGCGATGTAATGGAAGTAGCGCATGGCGCAGATATTACAACCAAACATGAGGCAGAAGATTTCAAACAAAGAATGCGGCGCGGAGACAAATTTATGACGACTTCATGCTGTGCAGCTTACAATGAGCTTGTGGATAAACACATAGAGGACATGAAGCCGTTCCGGTCAGATTCTCATACACCGCTTTATTACACCGCTGAAATTGCAAAAAAGAAGTGTTCTGATTGCATAACAGTTTTCATAAGCCCTTGCGTGGCAAAGAAAACCGAAGGGATGAAAAACCCCAACGTTGATTATGTACTAAGCTTCGAAGAACTCGGTGCATTACTCGTTGCTAAAAAAATAGAAGTAAATAATTGCCCTGATGTTCCGTTTGAAGTCGAATCATCCAAACAAGGCAGAAATTTCCCTCTGACGGGCGGAGTTGCCAAAGCCGTTGAAGTTGCAACCAACAACGATATTGTATGCAGAAATGTATTAGTTGACGGGCTAAATATTCAATCCATACGTGAACTAAAAAAATATGCAAAGAATAAAAACTGCGAGCAGGGCAATTTGGTTGAAATAATGTCCTGTGAAGGCGGATGTACAGGCGGCAATGCTTGTCTGAACAGCTACAAAACAGCAAGCAAACAGATAACAGAGTATGCCTCTAACGGAAAATGCGTTAATGATATAGAAATCGAATAA
- the gatB gene encoding Asp-tRNA(Asn)/Glu-tRNA(Gln) amidotransferase subunit GatB, which yields MNITLDSILEKYEVVIGLEVHAQLKTKSKIFCADSTQFGCDQNTNISPITLGMPGVLPVLNKEAVNMAILTGLALNCEIAETSKFDRKQYFYPDLPKGYQISQFEKPVCGKGYLEIKGKKIGITRAHLEEDAGKLVHAGAAGLAGSSYSLVDLNRAGTPLLEIVSEPDIRSAEEAKEYMEELRNIVRYVGVCDGNLEEGSMRCDVNISLRPFGQKELGTRAEIKNINSFSALKKAVDFEIFRQFEIIEAGEKVIQETRLWNENEGITKSMRNKEDAHDYRYFPEPDLMLLEISKEWIAEVKERMPELPSQKRTRYMNELGLSEYDTNVIVDQMETALFFDKAVELGVNPKIALNWLMGDITGYLKENRLDITQTKLTPQTLAQMVEMIENGTISNNIAKDIIIEMIENGVDPKTIVEKKGLSVISDEGQIVEIVKKIINNNPGQLEAYKNGKSQLFGFFVGQVMKETKGRANPQVVNKLLTTELSK from the coding sequence ATGAATATAACATTAGATAGCATTTTAGAAAAGTATGAAGTAGTAATAGGCTTGGAAGTACACGCCCAATTAAAAACAAAATCCAAAATATTTTGTGCGGACTCAACACAATTCGGTTGCGACCAAAATACAAACATAAGCCCTATCACGCTTGGCATGCCGGGAGTACTGCCTGTTTTAAACAAAGAAGCCGTTAATATGGCAATATTGACAGGCTTGGCTTTAAACTGCGAAATAGCAGAAACATCAAAGTTTGACAGAAAACAATACTTCTACCCTGACCTGCCCAAAGGTTATCAAATATCCCAGTTTGAGAAGCCTGTTTGCGGCAAAGGCTATCTTGAAATCAAAGGCAAAAAAATAGGCATAACAAGAGCCCATCTTGAAGAAGATGCCGGTAAACTTGTCCATGCCGGTGCAGCAGGACTTGCTGGCTCATCATATTCTTTGGTAGATTTAAACAGGGCGGGAACACCTCTTCTTGAAATCGTATCAGAGCCTGATATCCGCTCAGCCGAAGAGGCTAAAGAATATATGGAAGAACTTCGCAATATTGTGCGTTATGTAGGGGTTTGCGACGGTAATCTTGAAGAAGGCTCAATGAGATGCGATGTTAACATAAGCTTAAGACCCTTCGGGCAGAAAGAACTCGGTACAAGAGCAGAAATCAAGAATATCAACAGTTTTTCCGCTTTGAAAAAAGCTGTTGATTTTGAAATTTTCAGACAATTTGAAATTATTGAAGCTGGAGAAAAAGTTATTCAAGAAACCCGTCTTTGGAACGAAAACGAAGGCATAACAAAGTCAATGCGGAACAAAGAAGATGCTCATGACTACAGGTACTTCCCTGAGCCTGACTTAATGCTCCTGGAAATATCTAAAGAATGGATAGCGGAAGTAAAAGAAAGAATGCCTGAACTTCCGTCGCAAAAACGTACAAGATATATGAACGAACTCGGACTAAGCGAATATGATACAAACGTAATAGTAGACCAAATGGAAACAGCTCTTTTCTTCGATAAAGCAGTTGAACTGGGTGTAAATCCTAAAATAGCTTTAAATTGGCTTATGGGCGATATTACAGGGTATTTAAAAGAGAACAGGCTTGATATAACCCAAACAAAACTAACCCCTCAGACACTTGCGCAAATGGTTGAGATGATTGAAAATGGTACTATTTCAAATAATATAGCAAAGGATATAATAATTGAAATGATTGAAAATGGCGTCGACCCCAAAACTATAGTAGAGAAAAAAGGCTTAAGTGTAATTTCCGATGAAGGGCAAATAGTTGAAATCGTCAAAAAAATTATTAATAATAACCCAGGACAGCTTGAAGCTTACAAAAACGGGAAATCACAACTTTTTGGCTTCTTTGTAGGTCAGGTAATGAAAGAAACCAAAGGCAGAGCCAACCCGCAAGTTGTAAATAAACTTTTAACAACAGAGTTATCAAAATAA
- the rsgA gene encoding ribosome small subunit-dependent GTPase A: MTGKVIKIFSDFYYVKSGDFIVECKLREFFKKAGISVLVGDNVEIEDYNPVSNQGAISKILDRKNELARPSVANIDIVVLVISLKSPIIEYKQIDRYLAQAIQFGLNLIICVNKSDLLIKEEKEDFKKLYEKLGYKVIFTSATKKTGLDELKKEIAGKTAILSGASGVGKSSIINAFDPELSLKTKKISRKTARGTHTTRHCELFNIDNTTSVLDTPGFSLLKFDNMQPKEVEKFFGEIAEYAYFCKYSDCLHVNEEGCSVLENLDKISQSRYQSYLSILEEARQYKEKIKQQGVKTESKVKTVHNKQILKVSTKKRDDSRKKLKQNLSKYFD; this comes from the coding sequence TTGACAGGAAAAGTTATTAAAATATTCTCGGATTTTTATTATGTCAAATCCGGCGATTTTATTGTTGAGTGCAAACTAAGAGAATTTTTTAAAAAAGCAGGAATTAGCGTTTTAGTTGGTGATAACGTAGAGATAGAAGATTACAACCCTGTTTCTAACCAAGGCGCTATTTCGAAGATTTTGGACAGAAAGAATGAACTTGCCCGTCCTTCTGTTGCGAATATTGATATTGTAGTTCTTGTTATTTCATTAAAAAGTCCGATAATCGAATATAAACAAATTGACAGATACCTAGCGCAGGCAATACAATTCGGATTAAATTTAATTATTTGTGTGAATAAATCCGACCTGTTAATAAAAGAAGAAAAAGAAGATTTTAAAAAATTATACGAGAAACTTGGATACAAAGTAATCTTTACATCTGCAACAAAAAAAACAGGGCTTGATGAGCTAAAAAAAGAAATTGCAGGCAAAACCGCCATTTTATCGGGAGCTTCAGGGGTTGGGAAATCCAGTATTATTAACGCTTTTGACCCTGAATTATCACTCAAAACAAAAAAAATCAGCCGCAAAACTGCCCGCGGAACTCATACTACAAGGCATTGTGAACTGTTTAACATTGATAATACAACGAGCGTTTTAGATACGCCCGGGTTTAGTCTGCTTAAATTTGATAATATGCAGCCTAAAGAGGTAGAAAAATTCTTTGGCGAGATTGCAGAATATGCCTATTTTTGCAAATATTCAGACTGCTTGCATGTAAATGAAGAAGGCTGCAGTGTATTAGAGAACTTGGACAAAATATCCCAAAGCCGCTATCAGAGCTATTTGTCAATATTGGAAGAGGCAAGGCAGTACAAAGAAAAAATTAAACAACAGGGTGTTAAAACCGAATCAAAAGTAAAAACGGTTCATAATAAACAAATTTTAAAAGTTTCCACAAAAAAAAGAGATGACTCAAGAAAAAAATTAAAACAAAATCTTTCAAAGTATTTTGATTAA